The sequence CTTTGAGCAGAGTCAAATTAAACCCTCTAGAATGCCACTGCAGAATTCCAAATACCCACTAGTGTCTAGCTCTACAATAGAAGTCTAAAAACCGTAGTTTAACTACTAGTTGCTGAAATTGTGAGCATGGTTGTGCaatacatctaatgctttatcaGATACAGGTTAGTTCGGACTAGAAAATTTGTATGATAATAGGTCTATGCTAGTTGGTAACTACATAGGAGCACAAAACATGAATCACGCATACTGACACATAATAATGTTAGAACTTCAAGAGTGATTGACCAAAAGATTCCTACTTTTTTATGAAGGAAGATGTACTGAATTAAAACTGGATACAAAACATAGTTTTAGTTCCATTGCATGTTCTACGCCAAAAGGAATATACAGGAACGTTAAGTGCAAAGTATGATGTAAGGACTAAGAGAAAATTCACCTGTTTTTCCTTTTACGATACTTGTTCAAGTTTTGATTGCTTCACCAGGCTTTAGTGTTTCTGTGGTTTCCTCTCCAAATGCTTTCAGCGAAACTAAAGTGTTCATATGAGGAACTGCGGGATGTATTCTTCTACCAAAATCCCCAAGCACtttggaagaagaagatttcaGGTCATGAAGATGGAGCTTCGTATCCGAGTAACATAAAACTGTACCATTACTCGTAAGAGAAAGGGGAGTAGGGTACGAATCCATATTGATTAAACTGAACTCTTTACTATAGCTAATTGActcatcttcttttttcttcagtAACCATACATCAACACTTTTGCCATCTTTACTATAGCGTGTACCACTGTAATGACCTCCCAAAACCCCACCCCAGAAATGCCCATTCCAACATTCATTTAATTCTACAAAAACTCCATTATCCAAATCAAATGCTTGCATTCTCCCATTTCCGAAATTCCAATaaagaaatccatcaacaaagacaGCATGTCGTCTAGACATAGAATCCGAAACTTTGATCTTCCCTGCATTTCTCCATAGTTTACCAATGCCGAGAGTATAAACCTCAATATTTGCAAATTCGGATCTCCAGAAAGTGTAAAGCCTAACAACCTTATACTCATTAGTCGAAGCAACATAACCAAATACAGACGACATgaaccaaacaagatgataatATGTCGATCTATCAAGTTCTGGTAGGGTGATACTTTCTCTAGTGATTGGATTACAGATATAAGCAACATAAGAAGCAGTACTAGACTCATCCATGGTATAATGACTAGGTAATCCATTAATACAGACCAAACTGTTATACGAACCAAGGATACTGTATAAATTAAATGGAGGTGACAATTCCAATTTCTTAAATCTATAAGAAGAAACCTCATCATCATATTCTAAATAACATAACGAACCACCAACCATCTTGCAGACAAACCTCAACTTACCGGAATCAGCAACAGATTTAGGATTACTCAGCAGGATATTTGAGTGCATATGAGAAAAGGATCGATGGTGAATAACGTTTCTCCAGGATTTGGAAACTGATTTGCAATCCAAAACTGATTCCGTTGGTAACCGGGTGAATATATCTAACATGATCTCTGCAGGAAGATCACTGAATTTACCCATTTGTTTGATGAGGAGGAGCAGATAATCAGAGAGGAGATATAAGAATTTGGGAGTTCTAAAATAGGGCTAGGGATTTGTTTGTTATACGAAAGAAATTAAGGCTCTTAAGTTTTAAGCAATGTTTTAAAAACCAAACCGGTCATCAACCCAGTAAACCAAATGGGTCAGGGTTAAGTGGTTCAACCAGTGGTTCACTGGGTCACATTAGATAATGATAATATAATAACTGTTTTCTGCAGTGAcaaatgtattttatttttatttttttctttttttttgaaggtacACAGTGTCAAATGTATACAGCAAAATAATAGCAAGTAATCCTATTGGACTTGTTCCTATCTAACATTAAAGGAGTCAATGGGCAGATACTACGTGGTTGTAGGGGCCAGTATACATTAAGTAACAATACAAGGAGTTAAAAGGAAAATATTAATATCTTATTCACCCCCTTAACTAAATCTACGGTTTCTTACTGCTTTCCCTTTCTCCATTCGTTTCACATTCTCATTCTTTCTCTTAAACATATTATCACAGATACAGAGAAGGAAATAAATTCAATTATGGCTGATTTATTTGATTGCTACTTTcttttcaatttatttattcatttccttcatcaccCATTCCTCCGATTGTCTTTGAAATTTTAAGCACCTTTGCAAGTATAACGGCACCTTTCCTTCTCGTTTTTTTATAACGGCAAGAACCCATTTGTGATATACAGATTAATAAGTAAATGATCTATCCCATGCATCATAGATCTGATACATACTCCATCTTATTCTTTTCAACCATAATTGTTCTTTAAATTACCATAATAATCTCCTACAGAaatcaaaaagagtttcaaaaaattttaatttttttccttaaagtgaaTTGAAAATTGACCCGGTGAGCCGGATAAAAAACAAGCTGGGTCGACTAGTTTTCCGGTTGGACCGTACGGGTCGACCGGGTTATTAGGTTTTCCAACATGCTAGTGGGTTATAGGTGAACCAGACCGTTTTTGCTACTGGTTCACTGGTTTACCCGTTGAACCGGCCGGTCCGATCCGGTTTTTAAAACATTGGTTTAAAGTGAAAAACCCAAAATCGGTCGACTCACCGAGTCATTACCGTGTTGGATTTTTGGCCAAAAAAGTTATTTTTCTGACTTATAATGATTGAGAAAGGCAATTGGCGGTACCATTAGCTTCTACCATGAATGATatattgaaatttttttatcttcagGACTGGACTTCAATAGTATTTTCTAAACGATTGCCATGTCAATTCTATCGAGTATTCGAGTTGAAAGGGTACCAGGTTAACAATCTGGAAGTTGCACACTGGTGCCTGAAAATCTATCGATGGCCTAGGTACTCTACTCGCGCAGTCCACTGAGTTGCTTGAACAATGCGCCATATGGTGAAACTGTCATGAATCATTTCTCAAGAAGCTTCGTTTTCTAACATCAAATGGGTCACAACTGCCTCCATAATTAATGCCATCCGAACTCAAGAAAATCTGCGCATGCAGAAGGTGAACTGAAGGAGTTTGCTAGTATGTGAATATGACTCAATTCACTTGCTTATCTGAAGCTTCACAAACATTTGGTTTATATTCCAAGGTTTATCTTGGTAAGTGTCACAGGTTCGCACTTCTCAAATGCTAAACCAACCAGACAATGGCAACTATACTCCACAACACAATTTAAGTCAACTCGCACTGAGCCAATACTTCAATTTTTTGACTAAAACTCTATTTATCCCATACTAAATAGAGGTTATGTTCACTAATCTTCCAAGTCTTCAATCAAATGCACACACTCCCCTTGATGCATAAACAATTAAGCCAAAACCAAAAGAGAAATATGTAACAACAGAACTTTTCTTTTAAATTAGGCCTTAGCCCTTTTATTTAAGGCGGAATACTGACATCTCTGACTTTGGCCAAGCCGCTGGTGATGCATCATCATTATGCATCATCACTTGGCTACTTGACAGCACCGTTACAGTAAGCCAGATCAGAAGTGATTTTATAATCTAACTTGATTCTAAGATTGCTAAAAAGTTAGTTTTACATTCTGAATTTTTGACTTGATTACGAGCATTAATAAacactgtttttttttgttttttttttttgaagtaaaagggtaaaattttattgaaaaaagaaaaaagaaatacagAGAGAGAAGGCGCCAAAGTGCATCCAAGAGGGAAGTAAAAACAACCCAAACAAGAGGGGAAGCAACACACAATAACCCAACTATAGAAAAACAACAAAGACTAAGCTACAAACCTAAGCTAACAACGCATATAGCAACTCGAGTAAAAACCAGTTACTTCTTTTTCTTGGCTGGAGTTCTCTTCCCTCTGCCAAAATCTTCATTGCAAGAGACTCCCGGCCAAAAGATTTTAGCTTGCTCCTTTTCAGATTTAGAAACACCCATATTGTTATAATCTTTTACAATGCCCTTAACAATGTGCTTGTACTCTGCAGGTTTGGCTTTAATCATACCAAACTGCGCATTAATACCCACAAGCTTGTCCAGTTGTTGGTCTTCACTCAAAGGTCTTCTCTGAGATACTTCCTCAATTGATTTTGTCTTGAACTTTCCTTCGACAGCAATAGTCTCATTCACTTTCTCTACTTACATCTCTTCGTCATCTGTTTCATTAATAAACACTGTTGTCCATCAGTTGACCAGCAAAAGAACGAAGAAGCTAAGGCAGCATGATAGAAGATGTGCCATGGGTATCCAGGTGACCGGAAGGTTAATTCGATGATTAGGCGAGCACCCTCCAAAAAATTCAGGAAGGCCATTTACTCAACTCGCTCCTTTCAATAGATGTACATGCTCAATGCTTGATTTATTCGACGGTATGCAAGCTACGATTTATCGAGCAACTTCATTGACAAAAATAATTCATGAAAAGTTAAGAAGTTGCCGTGTAGTCTGAAGTTTAAAGGTAGATTAGGCAGGGGTTTCGCCAGATATTTAGAGTAGTCAACATTTAAAGATTAGATTTGGTAAGGTTGCGCCAGGCCTTTGCAGTAAGAGTTAGGGTAATTGGTTTAAGTGGAGGTACTAAGAGTCTGCATAATAGAGACTTAAATTATTTTTGGTGGAGATGTTTGAAGACAAAATACTACAAGAACCATAACCCACTCAGCTGACAGTTGATGAAAACTGGGAGTTGGGCCTGAGCAGGCTTTAATGATAAGTCGACTGCAGAGATGCGAGTGAAGCAGCTGTACAGATGCGAGTTTGCTGATGGTAGCAAAATACACTTAAAAGATAAGTCGACTGCACATTAAAGTCCCCATCCAAAGCCTAATAGAACTCAAGTTAGTCACAAAGAGCTGGAAGCTAAGAGAACGACCACTTTCAGGCTGCTGGCAGTATGCTGTAAGAAATGACATCATATATACCATGATGCTGAAAGCTTTAAGATCATAATTGGTAGGGGTGCGTCAGGCCTTTGCAGTAGTGCAACGCAGAGGGACGCATGAGAACCCCAGCAGCAAGCTACTTGATGGGAACTCCCCCACgaaaaaaaattaatatcatGCCATCCAAAGGACAAGCATATCAGATATTAAACCgataagaacagatactacacttgatcAGGGCCGTTGCTGAGCATAGGTTAGCTAGGCGACGACCCAGGGCCCTCAAATGTTGGGCCGCCAGATCCTATTGGTTATTTAATTATCCATTAGGTATTCAATATCTTCTCTTTTTTCCTGATTTATTGTATCTGATTTCTTATTCAATTGACTTTGCTATTTTTCTATCCTTATATTTACTACAATTTACAACTTCTAGGGCTTTTTCCTTTCCTAATCAAATTAGAAGAACAAGATTTACGCCAATAAAATCCAAGTTTATCATTTGACGTTTAATTTCTTTTATCTAGGTTCCACTTCCAAATTTTTTATTTCAACAATTCAGttcttcaaaacaaaacaaaaatca comes from Papaver somniferum cultivar HN1 chromosome 7, ASM357369v1, whole genome shotgun sequence and encodes:
- the LOC113296418 gene encoding F-box protein At3g07870-like, producing MGKFSDLPAEIMLDIFTRLPTESVLDCKSVSKSWRNVIHHRSFSHMHSNILLSNPKSVADSGKLRFVCKMVGGSLCYLEYDDEVSSYRFKKLELSPPFNLYSILGSYNSLVCINGLPSHYTMDESSTASYVAYICNPITRESITLPELDRSTYYHLVWFMSSVFGYVASTNEYKVVRLYTFWRSEFANIEVYTLGIGKLWRNAGKIKVSDSMSRRHAVFVDGFLYWNFGNGRMQAFDLDNGVFVELNECWNGHFWGGVLGGHYSGTRYSKDGKSVDVWLLKKKEDESISYSKEFSLINMDSYPTPLSLTSNGTVLCYSDTKLHLHDLKSSSSKVLGDFGRRIHPAVPHMNTLVSLKAFGEETTETLKPGEAIKT